The region ATGGCTTGCGCGCCGCTTTCCGAGGTGGCGGTGCCGACCACGGTGGCACCCTGCTTGCCCAGTTCGGTGGCGATGGCGCGGCCGATGCCGCGCGAGGCGCCCGTGACCAGCACGACTTGATTTGCTAAATTCATGAGTATCCTTAAAAGCAACCGCGGCAGGCAAGCTGCCGCGATCTGATGTTTATTTGAGCTGCGTCAAAATGCGTTCCAGCGATGCCTGGTCGACGATGGCGTCGCCCACCAGCACCGGATCGATGCGCTTGGCCAGGCCCATCAGAACCTTGCCCGGACCGCATTCGATCACTTGCGTGATGCCGTCCGCCGCCACTTTTTGCATGGTTTCCACCCAGCGCACGGGGCTGGCCGCCTGGCGCACGAGCGCATCCTTGATGCCGGCCACGTCGTTGACGATGGCCACGTCGACGTTGTTGATCAGGGCGATTTGCGGCGCCGAGAACGTCAAGCCGGCCATATACTCGCGCAAGCGGTCCGATGCGGGCTTCAGCAGCGACGAGTGGAATGGCGCGGAGACGGGGAGTTTCATGGCGCGCTTGGCGCCCTTGGCCTTGGCCAGTTCGCAGGCGCGCTCAACGGCGGCCGTATGGCCGGCGATGACGACTTGCGCTGGCGCATTGAAATTGACGGGCTCGACCACCAGGGCCGGGTTTTCCGCCGCCGCTTCCGCACAGGCGGCGCGCACGTCGTCGTCCGACAGGCCCAGCACGACAGCCATCGTGCCCTGCCCGACCGGCACGGCTTCCTGCATCGCTTGCGCGCGGAAACGCACGAGCGGCACGGCGTCCTTGAACGAGATGACGCCAGCGGCGACCAGCGCCGAATATTCACCGAGACTGTGACCGGCCACGACCGTCGGCACGGGGCCGCCAGCCGCCAGCCAGGCGCGATAAAAGGCCACGGCCGCCGTCAGCATCACCGGTTGCGTATTGGTGGTCAGATCCAGCTCTTCCTTCGGACCTTCGGCGATCAGCTTGCCCAGGTCGAATTGCAGGGCGTCCGACGCTTCGGCGACGGTCTGCGCAACCACAGGGTTGCCGGCGAAACCGTCGAGCATCGCAATCGCTTGCGAGCCTTGGCCTGGGAAAACAAATGCAAATTGTGTCATGGTGACTCCGTTTTTTAATATTGTTGCGGGATTACATGCGCGCCAGCACGGCGCCCCAGGTAAAGCCGCCGCCCACGCCTTCCATCATGACATTGTCACCCTTCTTGACTCTGCCATCGCGCACGGCGATGTCGAGCGCCAGCGGGATCGAGGCGGCCGAGGTGTTGCCATGCTGGTCGACGGTGACGACCATCTTTTCCAACGGCAAGCCGAGTTTCTTGGCCGTACTGTTCATGATGCGGATGTTCGCCTGGTGCGGGATCAGCCAGTCGATCTGGTCCGACGTCATGTTGGCGTGCTCCAGGGCTTCGTGCGCAACTTTCTCCAGCACGGACACGGCCAGCTTGAACACGGCCGGGCCATCCATGTAGAGGAAGGCGCTGCCGTCCAGCGCGCCGCCAGCCAGGCTGCCCGGTACGCTGAGGATGTTCGAGTGGCGGCCGTCCGCATGCAGCTTGGTGGCCAGGATGCCCGGCTCTTTTGACGCCGTCATGACGATGGCGCCGGCGCCGTCGCCGAACAGCACGCAGGTGCCGCGGTCGTCGAAATTGAGGATGCGCGAAAACACTTCGGCGCCGATCACCAGCACGTTTTTATGCATGCCCGACTGGATGAAGCTGTCGGCCGTGGCCACCGCATACACGAAACCGCTGCAGACGGCTTGCACGTCGACGGCGGCGCAGTTGTTCGTGATGCCCAGCTTGTTTTGCACGATGCAGGCCGTGCTGGGGAAGCTGCCGAAGAAATCGGGGGTCGAGCTGGCGACGATGATCAGGTCCAGGTCGTTGCCGTTCAAACCGGCCATTTCCAGAGCCTTTTTGGCCGCTTCCACGCCCAGGTCCGAAGAATTTTGCGTTGGCGCCGCGTAATGGCGCGCCGAAATGCCGCTGCGCGACACAATCCATTCATCCGACGTCTCGATGCCCTTGGCGGCGAGCTGTTCGGTCAAATCCTGGTTGGTGACGCGCTTCTCCGGCAAGTAGCTGCCGGTACCGATAATTTTGCTGTAAGTTTTGCTAAAAACAGTCATGCAAATACCCGTCCACTAAATGGTAGAGCTTGTTGATGTAGGTTCGTCCGGTACTGGCGTGCGCGGCATCAGCTCGGCGATCAGGCTGGCCAGGTGTGCTTGCACGTCATTTTTTGCCGCATCAAAGGCGCGGCGCAAGGCCCATTCGAACGAATAGGCATCGGCGCTGCCATGGCTCTTGAAGACGAGACCACGCAAGCCCAGCAGGCTGGCGCCGTTGTAACGCGAAGGATTCAGGCGGTTGCCGATGGCTTTCAGGGCCCCGCGGGCGATCAGCGCGCCCAGCATGGTAATCGGATTGCGCTTGAATTCGGAAGTGAGCACGTCTTTCATGAAGCGCGCCAGGCCTTCGATGGCTTTCAGGGTCACATTGCCGACAAAACCGTCGCAGACGACGATATCGGTCGTGCCCTTGAAGATATCGTTGCCTTCCACGTTGCCGTAGAAGTTCAGCGCG is a window of Janthinobacterium rivuli DNA encoding:
- the fabD gene encoding ACP S-malonyltransferase → MTQFAFVFPGQGSQAIAMLDGFAGNPVVAQTVAEASDALQFDLGKLIAEGPKEELDLTTNTQPVMLTAAVAFYRAWLAAGGPVPTVVAGHSLGEYSALVAAGVISFKDAVPLVRFRAQAMQEAVPVGQGTMAVVLGLSDDDVRAACAEAAAENPALVVEPVNFNAPAQVVIAGHTAAVERACELAKAKGAKRAMKLPVSAPFHSSLLKPASDRLREYMAGLTFSAPQIALINNVDVAIVNDVAGIKDALVRQAASPVRWVETMQKVAADGITQVIECGPGKVLMGLAKRIDPVLVGDAIVDQASLERILTQLK
- a CDS encoding beta-ketoacyl-ACP synthase III, coding for MTVFSKTYSKIIGTGSYLPEKRVTNQDLTEQLAAKGIETSDEWIVSRSGISARHYAAPTQNSSDLGVEAAKKALEMAGLNGNDLDLIIVASSTPDFFGSFPSTACIVQNKLGITNNCAAVDVQAVCSGFVYAVATADSFIQSGMHKNVLVIGAEVFSRILNFDDRGTCVLFGDGAGAIVMTASKEPGILATKLHADGRHSNILSVPGSLAGGALDGSAFLYMDGPAVFKLAVSVLEKVAHEALEHANMTSDQIDWLIPHQANIRIMNSTAKKLGLPLEKMVVTVDQHGNTSAASIPLALDIAVRDGRVKKGDNVMMEGVGGGFTWGAVLARM